GGATTATTCACTGGACAGATCCTTACTGGGGAGACAAAGACTTTTAACATATTTCACTCTTCAATCATTTTGCAGCTGTCTTTGTTATATTAGTTTCTCTGGTTTTGCACATGGACATGGATTTTACTTTAATTACCCTGCTACTATAATGGTACTACAACTTATGATTAATTTCAAATATCAAGTGTGCTATGTTTCTCCTCTTCCCCCTCTCCCGGGGCCTGTGTTGCAGGATTTTAATAGCATTTTCCTGAGTGCAACAAATATTAGTTTTGAAGAATTGTAGGATCTTCAGCATACACGTTTGAGTAATCTGCACTGCGGTATATCAAAAGAGAGATGATGTCAACATGTagtaaaaaattagcaaaatccTTAGTTATGTCGATTTACATTTTTTAAAGAAGACAGAGCCTAATTGTTCTTTATTGCTATGCTTTGCTATTTAGGTTTCTATGACTCTCTATGGAGCATGTATCATGATATATTGATATATGCATTTGCATTGCACTGCTATAGTTATTATTCAGTAGAAAATATTAGCCAAAGGATATGATTCAGTAGAAAATATTCACTACACAATCAATAGTCTTTTCAATAGTTCTAACGCTCCTAATCAGCATCATATCAACCATCTGTACTCTTTTAAACTAATATATTCTCAActaatatcataataacaaatACAATTTTACTAACACGTCTAAAGTTCCCACGCCTTGCCTGGGAAATCATCAcctagtgtatatatatatatatatatatatatatatatgaatttgtCACTTTTGTGCGAAATTTGAGAGcttttttaaatatattcttGATTGCATCGAGTGGTCACGCAATTTCTGGCGTTTACTATATAAGTCACAGCCAAGTTTGAAACTTCCAAGTTGTGATAATGTCAGTAGTTTGAAAAGCCACAGGCAAGTTTGAAACTTCCAAGTTGGATAATGCCATTAGAATATCTAATATAAATCCTGGACAGGAAATCCAGTTGTGAAGGTTGGATATGAAGGATGGAGACATGGGGCCGGGGACGCATCCCAGAACTTTTGAAACCTATTTTTATACTtctttatttataaaattaataaaattttcctatttccacCCCCTCCCCAAATGTAATTAATAGTAATCTTTTATGTCTCGTCTTTACTTAACTTTCACATAACATATGAACCTCTAATATCCTAAATACGGCGGTATATCAATTAAAATACCAACCTCTAGTCTCCAAGCTAAATTATATTATGATATCACTTAAAATagatataatatataaaaaatgaaaatacaaccgaaataaaaaaattaaaatgacaTTGATAGTCATTGTAACAGACACAACTCACAAAATGTCATTGTGACAAACACAAAAAGTTAGACCGTCTTGTTTTCAACTCTATCCATCAATCTCCAAATTCCAACTTTAAGCACACTAAGGCAAGTCCTATCTTTAAGGtttttttctttagaaattcttCTATTATTCTTTTCAATCGTCAATAATTCTCTATTTAAACAATTGTTCTTAGCCTTTTAGTATTATTCTTCCTAACAACTAACTTTAATGCAATATGGCGTaagcgattttttttttttttatgttatcttACTTTAATATCAAATCAAACTTGATGCTCTTGAATTCTaagataatttttctaaaaagtaAATTCAATAATAAGTTTCTATATAGTGAATGATAATAAAGTAATATTTTTTGTTGCATAACACTCTGATTAATAAAGAGCAGAATTGTAttgaattttattataattattttgctTCAGAGTTATCCTTTCACTAAAAAGCTTGTTATGCTATTTTGAATTCAGAATTACAATTTGTGATACTTTCTTTGTTACACTCTTTTGTTTTTCTACGCTCTCTATTGTTTACCTCCCGAAGCAAAATTTTTGGCTTCGTCTGTGTTGGATGCTGTATCACGTATGCCATCATAATTATCTTCAACCACCGACTCAATCGTGCGGTCGACACATTTCCATGCATATTTTATCTCTCCATCTTCGTGAAACATGTCACGTAAATTTCCCTATAAATAGAGAAGAGAATGCTCCAGCTTCCTCATCCTTCTCATTGTTCTCAACtccaattcttgagttcataaaCCAATTTGtgtgaggaaaacaaaaatgggtTCCAAGGCAATTCTCCTCCTATGCCTTTTAGCAGCAGTTCTGATGATTGCCTCAGAGGTGACAGCCAGGGATTTGGCCGAAAATAGtaagctttcttttttttcttaaagtGGCCGAAAATAGGTAGCTATCCATTCAAGAACTTACTCTTTCCTCTATCAACAATTTTATACCTGCAAAACATAGACGTTTTTGCACAAcatgtttttccttttaaaaaaaaaattgctaggACGCATGTACTAACTAAATAGTTCTGCATGATCCCGTGACTATTGCAGCCAATGCAGCAGAGAAGAGTACTGAAGGCCTGGAAGAATCCAAGTACTAtggcggtggtggtggtggtggacgCGGTTGTTATGGACGCggttgtggtggtggtggtggtggtggttgttACCATGGTTGCTGTGGTGGCGGCGGCGGCTATGGCTACGGACATGGAGGCTGCAGATGCTGCACATATGCTGGTGAGCCAAAGGACGCCGGTTACACTGAGCCAGAAACCAAACCGCAAAACTAATAGCCAGGACGTATGGATCATGGCGCTTAAATGCCTTTGGTCCAAATTAAGAGgctaaaagtaataaaattatgTATTGTGTGATAAAAATAAGAGCTTTATCAGTGGTATCGAATTCACCATCAGGTGAATCACTGCAAATGATGATGTACTTTTCTCAACTTCAATGAGGTGTAAATGAAATCTTATGCGTGTTTCAAGTTTCAACAGCCATTACTTCTGCTTGGATTCACAAATATACTCACATGCTTCGTTGTCTAAATCTAAATTATACCCAAATAATTCAAGAACATTTGCTGAGAAATTTTTTAACACTTCGAGGTTTCAACAAGAGATTCCCAAAAGCTACACTATCTTAAGCCTTGACTCCTTTCAGACAGgaaaaagaatggcaaaaggggTAAAGCTCCTTTTGTGATCATTTACTAGTAGATCTAGAGACAGTTTTGTCATTTGAGCAACAAACTTCAGGCAAGGAACAAAGTCAtgttttttgaatttatttagTGTATCGTGCTGTTAAAGCTTATGAAATTGGATAGTCATGTTCCTGATATTGGAAAACGACATGCTACAATTAATTACCGGACCCCTTCCTTTGAACTGATCATTATACGTCCTCGAGTCTCAAATTCAGTGTACTCATACTTTTTCTGTATAGGATAATTGGCGCTCTTGTAGTCAGCTAGTCAATTAGACTTTTA
This region of Coffea arabica cultivar ET-39 chromosome 3c, Coffea Arabica ET-39 HiFi, whole genome shotgun sequence genomic DNA includes:
- the LOC113734647 gene encoding uncharacterized protein, whose product is MGSKAILLLCLLAAVLMIASEVTARDLAENTNAAEKSTEGLEESKYYGGGGGGGRGCYGRGCGGGGGGGCYHGCCGGGGGYGYGHGGCRCCTYAGEPKDAGYTEPETKPQN